One segment of Vibrio orientalis CIP 102891 = ATCC 33934 DNA contains the following:
- a CDS encoding glycosyl hydrolase 2 galactose-binding domain-containing protein, whose translation MQLSLAGLWQISPLTDLSIPQDDITFPAPLSAKLPDSLSESDIAAQEWHLMHDIEVDEAMMAFPAVDLVIAGVDYHAEVRLNGVAVFDCDGSQAEYKKDIRPYMQLGRNRFEVLFLEEEEQLLFEEDQLELCPLGEPQYQKLDSRIGIWKEPYLQFIRNTRLEHITTEQIWHHGGGCEFLVDLHYQTYSPGLVSAAVKFNGMTYHLPIDVRDNHASALFQIEAPIYADADKPNLDDLYLLEVTLDGQTRRLHIGLSKDMCVSHYPL comes from the coding sequence ATGCAGCTTTCACTTGCTGGTCTTTGGCAGATTTCTCCGCTTACAGACCTATCGATTCCACAAGATGACATCACTTTTCCTGCACCTTTGAGTGCTAAGCTTCCTGACTCTCTGTCTGAATCAGATATTGCCGCTCAAGAGTGGCACTTGATGCATGATATTGAAGTGGACGAAGCGATGATGGCCTTTCCTGCTGTTGATCTTGTGATTGCTGGGGTCGACTATCATGCTGAAGTACGTTTGAACGGTGTCGCGGTGTTTGATTGTGATGGCAGTCAGGCTGAATATAAGAAAGACATTCGTCCTTATATGCAGTTAGGCCGAAACCGTTTTGAAGTTCTATTTCTTGAAGAAGAAGAGCAGCTGTTGTTTGAAGAAGATCAACTAGAGCTATGTCCACTCGGTGAGCCGCAATATCAAAAGCTTGATAGCCGCATTGGGATTTGGAAGGAGCCGTATCTTCAATTTATCCGCAACACACGTTTAGAGCACATCACCACGGAGCAAATCTGGCACCATGGCGGTGGTTGTGAGTTCCTTGTGGATTTGCACTATCAGACCTATTCTCCGGGGCTTGTGTCTGCAGCAGTCAAGTTCAATGGTATGACTTACCATCTGCCAATTGATGTGCGTGATAATCATGCCAGTGCGCTATTTCAAATTGAAGCACCAATTTACGCCGATGCTGATAAGCCGAATCTTGACGATCTATATCTATTGGAAGTGACGTTAGATGGTCAAACCCGACGTTTGCATATCGGGTTAAGCAAAGATATGTGTGTATCGCATTACCCGCTTTAA
- the arcA gene encoding arginine deiminase produces MSKLYVGSEVGQLRRVLLNRPERALTHLTPSNCHELLFDDVLAVEAAGEEHDKFAQTLTDQGVEVLLLHNLLVETLEVAEARTWLLNTQISDFRYGPTFAKDLRNYLSDMDNEHLATVLLGGLAYSELPIKSSSMLPRMHQPLDFVIEPLPNHLFTRDTSCWVYGGVSLNPMMKPARQRETNHLRAIYRWHPVFAGQDFIKYFGDEDLHYDNANIEGGDVLVIGKGAVLVGMSERTTAQGVENLAASLFKHGQAKEVIAIELPKHRSCMHLDTVMTHMDIDTFSVYPEIMRKDLNTWRLSAKDDGDMKVEEVPSFIHAIEEALGLDYLKIITTGGDSYEAEREQWNDANNVLTVKPGVVIGYERNVYTNEKYDKAGITVLPIPGNELGRGRGGARCMSCPIERDGI; encoded by the coding sequence ATGAGTAAGTTGTATGTAGGCTCAGAAGTCGGTCAATTAAGACGAGTATTGTTAAACCGTCCTGAGCGAGCGCTCACCCACTTAACCCCTTCGAACTGTCATGAGTTGTTATTTGATGACGTACTGGCCGTAGAAGCGGCTGGTGAAGAGCATGATAAGTTTGCCCAGACACTAACTGACCAAGGGGTTGAAGTTCTGCTACTGCACAACTTACTGGTTGAAACATTAGAAGTCGCTGAGGCTCGAACTTGGCTACTCAATACCCAGATTTCTGATTTCCGTTACGGTCCAACTTTTGCCAAAGATCTACGCAACTATCTATCGGATATGGACAACGAACACCTAGCGACAGTACTGCTTGGTGGTCTCGCTTATTCAGAACTACCAATCAAGTCATCATCGATGCTACCGCGCATGCACCAGCCTCTCGACTTTGTGATTGAGCCACTGCCAAACCACCTCTTTACCCGTGATACCTCGTGTTGGGTATACGGTGGTGTCTCTCTGAACCCGATGATGAAGCCTGCCCGTCAGCGCGAAACCAATCACCTGCGCGCGATTTACCGCTGGCACCCTGTCTTTGCAGGCCAAGATTTTATTAAGTATTTCGGCGATGAAGATCTTCATTACGATAACGCTAATATTGAAGGCGGCGATGTGCTGGTTATTGGTAAAGGCGCGGTATTAGTCGGTATGTCTGAAAGAACCACCGCTCAGGGTGTTGAAAACCTTGCTGCAAGCCTATTCAAGCATGGCCAAGCCAAAGAAGTGATTGCCATTGAGTTGCCAAAACACCGCTCATGCATGCACTTAGATACCGTGATGACCCACATGGATATCGATACTTTCTCTGTCTACCCAGAGATCATGCGTAAAGATCTCAACACTTGGCGCCTATCAGCAAAAGACGATGGTGATATGAAGGTCGAAGAAGTGCCGAGTTTCATCCATGCGATTGAAGAAGCTCTCGGCTTAGATTACCTGAAGATCATTACCACTGGCGGTGATAGCTATGAAGCAGAGCGCGAGCAATGGAATGATGCCAATAACGTATTAACCGTCAAACCGGGCGTAGTTATCGGTTATGAACGTAACGTCTACACCAATGAGAAGTACGATAAAGCGGGCATTACGGTTCTTCCTATCCCTGGTAATGAATTGGGTCGTGGTCGTGGTGGCGCTCGCTGTATGAGTTGTCCTATCGAGCGTGACGGTATTTAA
- a CDS encoding DUF2061 domain-containing protein, which yields MKKTLTFAAIHFTIAFTVAYVLTGDILIGSLIAMIEPTVNSVAFYFHERIWQQSTALQKLARSAKMKTASFAVVHFSVAFGVVYLLTGDAFVGGIMAAIEPTINTFAYYFHEKVWLRKQEATLHWGCAHA from the coding sequence ATGAAAAAGACACTTACATTCGCTGCTATTCACTTCACTATCGCGTTTACAGTCGCGTATGTATTAACCGGTGATATTCTGATTGGTAGTCTGATAGCAATGATCGAGCCGACAGTAAACTCAGTGGCTTTCTACTTTCATGAGCGCATTTGGCAACAAAGCACAGCACTACAGAAATTGGCTCGTTCTGCCAAGATGAAAACCGCTAGTTTTGCTGTTGTGCACTTTAGCGTTGCTTTTGGTGTGGTATATCTATTGACTGGTGATGCATTTGTTGGCGGTATCATGGCGGCGATTGAGCCAACCATTAATACCTTCGCATACTACTTTCATGAGAAGGTGTGGCTACGTAAACAAGAAGCCACACTGCATTGGGGATGTGCTCACGCTTAA
- the rraB gene encoding ribonuclease E inhibitor RraB translates to MSHEDEYLSVEELLEIQKEETRDIIQALLEDGSDPDALYEIEHHLFAEDFNTLEKAVVEAFKMGFEVLEAEETEDEDGNKLLCCDATMESALNPEAIDVQVEKLVHLAEKFDIIYDGWGTYYEGEDALYPEEEDDEE, encoded by the coding sequence ATGTCTCACGAAGATGAATATCTATCTGTTGAAGAATTACTTGAGATTCAAAAGGAAGAGACTCGCGATATTATTCAAGCCTTATTAGAAGATGGCAGTGATCCAGATGCTTTGTATGAGATCGAGCACCACCTGTTTGCTGAAGACTTTAATACCCTAGAAAAAGCAGTGGTTGAAGCATTCAAAATGGGCTTCGAAGTATTAGAAGCTGAAGAAACCGAAGATGAAGATGGCAATAAGCTGCTTTGTTGTGATGCGACGATGGAATCGGCGCTAAACCCTGAAGCAATCGATGTTCAAGTTGAAAAACTGGTACATCTTGCAGAGAAGTTCGACATCATTTATGACGGCTGGGGCACTTACTACGAAGGCGAAGATGCGCTTTACCCAGAAGAGGAAGATGACGAAGAGTAA
- a CDS encoding universal stress protein, with amino-acid sequence MYKQILVPVDLNDKGFSDKAVELAVWHAKHSNAEVHILNVLPGIHMSMVATYFPKDAALKMKADVESQLKEFAANHIDDDVVYKVHVTEGKPYSTILEFAEKLGADLIVMPSHKRSKIDKVVLGSVASKVVQNSPINVLVVKPQG; translated from the coding sequence ATGTATAAGCAGATTCTTGTTCCTGTTGATTTAAACGACAAAGGCTTTTCAGATAAAGCCGTCGAGTTAGCCGTTTGGCACGCCAAGCACTCTAACGCCGAAGTACATATTCTCAATGTCTTACCTGGTATCCACATGTCTATGGTCGCGACTTACTTTCCGAAAGATGCGGCGCTAAAAATGAAAGCGGATGTGGAAAGCCAGCTTAAAGAGTTTGCCGCGAATCATATTGATGATGACGTGGTGTATAAAGTGCATGTGACTGAAGGCAAACCTTACTCAACCATCTTAGAGTTTGCCGAAAAGTTAGGGGCGGATCTGATTGTCATGCCGAGCCACAAACGCTCTAAAATTGATAAAGTCGTACTTGGCTCAGTGGCGAGCAAAGTGGTCCAGAACTCCCCTATCAACGTGCTAGTGGTTAAGCCCCAAGGCTAA
- the tldD gene encoding metalloprotease TldD produces the protein MTINHVEDALLKSAGLSEQDIADTLASIATRQIDYADIYFQSSWHESLVLEDSIIKDGSFNIDCGVGVRAVAGEKTGFAYSDQIQLEGLKQSAIAARGIAQQGQNGQVQAFKRTDNQSYYSAANPLESWAKEQKTQLLKELDAYIRTKEPLIKEVSVSLSGVHEQMLVAATDGTYAGDIRPLVRLSISVLAEKGDRRERGSSGGGGRFGYDFFLSDSDGAKVAYHYADEAIRMALVNLEADAAPAGMMPVVLGSGWPGVLLHEAVGHGLEGDFNRKESSVFSGKVGQKVTSDLCTIVDDGTLKDLRGSLNVDDEGVNGQYNTLIENGVLKGYMQDKLNARLMGVNPTGNGRRESYAHLPMPRMTNTYMLPGEHSPEEIISTVEKGLYAPNFGGGQVDITSGKFVFSASEAYLIENGKITRPVKGATLIGSGIEAMQQVSMVGNDLSIDRGVGVCGKAGQSVPVGVGQPTLKLDSITVGGTE, from the coding sequence ATGACCATAAATCACGTAGAAGACGCGTTGCTAAAATCAGCCGGACTTAGTGAGCAAGACATTGCAGATACGTTGGCTAGTATTGCCACTCGCCAAATCGACTATGCAGATATCTATTTTCAGTCAAGCTGGCATGAGTCTTTGGTATTGGAAGACAGCATCATTAAAGATGGTTCTTTTAATATTGACTGCGGTGTAGGTGTGAGAGCAGTAGCCGGCGAAAAGACGGGCTTTGCTTATTCTGATCAAATTCAGCTCGAAGGTTTAAAGCAGAGTGCCATTGCAGCACGTGGTATTGCTCAACAAGGTCAAAATGGCCAAGTACAGGCATTTAAGCGCACCGATAACCAGAGTTACTATTCTGCAGCGAACCCGTTAGAGAGTTGGGCCAAGGAGCAAAAGACTCAACTGCTGAAAGAGCTAGATGCCTACATTCGTACTAAAGAACCGTTGATTAAAGAAGTTTCGGTTAGCTTAAGTGGTGTCCATGAACAGATGCTGGTTGCCGCAACGGATGGCACCTACGCTGGTGATATTCGTCCTTTAGTTCGCTTATCAATCAGCGTGCTAGCTGAAAAGGGTGATCGCCGTGAACGTGGCAGTTCAGGCGGTGGCGGTCGCTTTGGTTATGACTTCTTCTTATCAGATAGCGATGGTGCCAAGGTTGCCTACCATTATGCAGACGAAGCGATTCGCATGGCTCTCGTGAATCTTGAAGCAGATGCTGCACCGGCAGGTATGATGCCAGTCGTACTTGGCTCTGGTTGGCCTGGCGTGCTACTGCACGAAGCGGTTGGTCATGGTTTAGAAGGTGACTTTAACCGCAAAGAGTCTTCTGTATTTAGCGGCAAAGTGGGCCAGAAGGTCACTTCCGATCTATGTACTATTGTTGATGATGGCACGTTAAAAGACCTACGTGGTTCTTTAAACGTTGACGATGAAGGTGTCAATGGCCAATACAACACACTGATCGAGAACGGTGTGCTAAAAGGCTACATGCAAGACAAGCTCAATGCGCGCCTTATGGGAGTAAACCCTACCGGTAATGGCCGTCGTGAGTCATACGCTCACCTGCCAATGCCTCGCATGACCAATACTTACATGCTACCGGGCGAGCATTCGCCAGAAGAGATTATTTCAACGGTTGAGAAAGGCTTATATGCTCCAAACTTTGGTGGCGGTCAGGTTGATATCACCTCAGGTAAGTTCGTCTTCTCTGCGTCTGAAGCTTACTTGATTGAAAACGGTAAGATTACCCGTCCTGTTAAAGGGGCAACGTTGATCGGCTCTGGCATTGAAGCAATGCAGCAAGTCTCTATGGTCGGTAATGATCTTAGCATTGACCGAGGTGTGGGTGTGTGTGGTAAAGCTGGCCAAAGCGTCCCTGTAGGCGTTGGTCAGCCAACATTGAAGCTCGACTCAATCACAGTCGGTGGTACCGAATAA
- a CDS encoding TRAP transporter permease: protein MSKTNTPSQDVQEMVAQSDTGARAPSGLSGRILWFVPLCWSLFQLWYASPLPFIFNFGVLNDTEARSIHLMFAVFLAFTAYPAMKNSPRDSIPVVDWLLALAGSFSAAYIYIFYTELAGRSGAPTSLDIVIAVIGMVLLLEATRRALGPPLMVVAAVFLLYTFGGPHMPDVIAHKGASLNKAMSHLWLTTEGVFGVALGVSTSFVFLFVLFGAMLERAGAGAYFIKVAFSLLGHMKGGPAKAAVVASGLSGLVSGSSIANVVTTGTFTIPLMKRVGFPGTKAGAVEVAASTNGQLTPPIMGAAAFLMVEYVGISYVEVIKAAILPALISYIALIYIVHLEACKAGMTGLPRRHTPKFIHSLLSFTGTILGLCVISAAVYYGVGWTKDVFGDAATPIVTVALLVAYVALVNISAKYAKEGAIEIDAELTEVPDPGPTIKSGLHFLLPIVVLVWCLTVERFSPGLSAFWATVFMIFILITQRPLIAILSKEGSLAEQTKAGFVDLAESLVSGARNMIGIGVATAAAGTVVGVVTLTGIGLVMTDFVEFISGGNIILMLIFTAVISLILGMGLPTTANYIVVSTLMAPVIVTLGAQSGLIIPLIAVHLFVFYFGILADDTPPVGLAAFAAAAIAKSDPIRTGIQGFTYDIRTAILPFMFIFNTQLLLMGIDSIWHLLLTIFSSIVAMLIFSAATQGWWFTKNKWWETVALLVLTFTFFRPGFWWDEIYPAKIMHPGTEIAQITEQLKVGEEIELLVAGENLEGDYISKTVRLPFEDRAETAEERISSMGLMLNDANGRMLVDMVEFGSPAEAAGVDFDWEIRSVVVDADRPMKEWVFVPALLLLIGLAMNQRRRARKEQLSA from the coding sequence ATGTCGAAGACAAACACTCCGTCTCAAGATGTGCAAGAAATGGTGGCTCAATCCGATACTGGTGCACGCGCTCCTTCTGGGCTGTCTGGTCGCATCTTATGGTTTGTGCCGCTATGTTGGTCACTGTTCCAACTTTGGTACGCTTCCCCTCTACCATTTATTTTTAATTTTGGCGTACTCAACGATACTGAAGCGCGTTCGATACATTTAATGTTTGCTGTCTTCCTTGCCTTTACGGCTTACCCAGCAATGAAGAACTCGCCAAGGGATAGCATCCCGGTTGTTGACTGGTTACTGGCGCTCGCTGGTAGCTTCTCTGCTGCATATATCTATATTTTTTATACTGAACTCGCTGGCCGTTCCGGTGCACCTACTTCATTGGATATTGTCATTGCTGTTATAGGCATGGTGCTATTACTTGAAGCAACACGCCGCGCTTTAGGTCCACCGCTGATGGTGGTTGCCGCAGTATTCTTGCTCTACACATTTGGTGGTCCTCACATGCCAGATGTTATTGCCCATAAAGGCGCGAGCTTAAACAAAGCAATGTCTCACCTATGGTTAACCACTGAAGGTGTATTTGGTGTCGCACTAGGCGTATCAACGTCATTTGTCTTCTTGTTCGTACTGTTTGGCGCCATGCTTGAACGTGCTGGCGCTGGCGCTTACTTCATCAAGGTGGCATTCTCGCTATTAGGTCATATGAAAGGCGGCCCAGCGAAAGCAGCGGTTGTTGCTTCTGGCTTGTCAGGCCTTGTTTCAGGCTCTTCGATTGCTAACGTAGTAACCACAGGTACATTCACTATTCCGCTGATGAAGCGTGTTGGTTTCCCAGGCACTAAAGCTGGTGCGGTTGAAGTTGCCGCTTCAACTAACGGTCAGTTAACCCCACCTATTATGGGCGCAGCAGCATTCTTGATGGTTGAGTACGTTGGTATCTCGTACGTTGAAGTAATCAAAGCGGCGATCCTGCCTGCACTGATTTCCTACATCGCGCTTATCTACATTGTTCACCTTGAAGCATGTAAAGCAGGCATGACTGGTTTGCCTCGTCGTCACACGCCAAAATTCATTCATAGCTTGCTATCATTTACTGGCACAATTTTAGGTCTGTGTGTTATCAGTGCAGCAGTCTACTACGGCGTTGGCTGGACTAAAGACGTCTTCGGTGATGCGGCAACCCCTATCGTTACTGTTGCCTTACTGGTTGCTTATGTAGCACTGGTCAACATCTCCGCGAAATACGCGAAAGAAGGTGCGATAGAAATTGATGCTGAGCTCACTGAAGTACCAGATCCAGGTCCAACGATTAAATCAGGTCTTCACTTCTTGCTACCGATTGTTGTTTTGGTTTGGTGTTTGACTGTTGAACGTTTCTCGCCGGGTCTATCCGCGTTCTGGGCAACCGTGTTTATGATCTTTATCCTGATCACTCAGCGTCCATTGATTGCGATTCTTTCTAAAGAAGGCAGTCTTGCTGAGCAAACTAAAGCAGGTTTTGTTGATCTGGCTGAAAGTTTAGTTTCAGGTGCTCGTAATATGATTGGTATCGGCGTAGCGACAGCAGCCGCAGGTACCGTCGTTGGTGTGGTAACGCTAACGGGTATTGGTCTGGTCATGACGGACTTTGTTGAGTTTATCTCTGGCGGCAACATCATTCTGATGCTGATATTCACCGCAGTGATCAGCTTGATCTTAGGTATGGGTCTGCCAACAACAGCCAACTACATCGTCGTATCAACGCTAATGGCACCGGTTATTGTCACGCTGGGTGCACAAAGTGGCCTGATCATTCCATTGATCGCAGTCCACCTGTTTGTGTTCTACTTCGGTATTCTGGCCGATGATACTCCACCGGTTGGTTTAGCTGCGTTTGCTGCGGCCGCGATTGCGAAATCGGATCCGATCCGAACGGGTATTCAAGGCTTTACTTACGATATCCGAACGGCAATCTTGCCATTTATGTTTATCTTCAACACCCAGCTACTGTTGATGGGTATTGATAGTATTTGGCACCTACTGCTGACGATCTTCTCTTCTATCGTCGCAATGTTGATCTTCTCTGCCGCAACGCAGGGCTGGTGGTTTACTAAGAACAAATGGTGGGAAACTGTCGCACTACTCGTTCTGACGTTTACTTTCTTCCGTCCTGGCTTCTGGTGGGATGAAATCTACCCGGCGAAGATCATGCACCCTGGTACCGAGATTGCGCAGATTACTGAGCAGTTGAAAGTCGGAGAAGAGATCGAACTATTGGTAGCGGGTGAAAACCTAGAAGGCGACTACATTTCTAAAACGGTACGTTTGCCGTTTGAAGATCGCGCAGAAACAGCAGAAGAACGTATAAGCTCGATGGGCTTAATGCTCAATGATGCTAACGGTCGTATGCTAGTCGATATGGTTGAATTCGGTAGCCCTGCTGAAGCAGCAGGTGTCGATTTTGACTGGGAAATTCGTTCTGTGGTCGTCGATGCAGACCGCCCGATGAAGGAGTGGGTATTTGTCCCGGCGTTACTCCTTCTGATTGGTCTAGCGATGAACCAGAGAAGACGAGCTCGAAAGGAACAGCTGAGCGCGTAA
- the argR gene encoding transcriptional regulator ArgR: MRHSEKQDNLVRAFKALLKEERFGSQGDIVEALKNEGFDNINQSKVSRMLTKFGAVRTRNAKMEMVYCLPAELGVPTVSSSLRELVLDIDHNNALVVIHTGPGAAQLIARLLDSLGKAEGILGVVAGDDTIFITPTLSITTEQLFNSVCDLFEYTG; encoded by the coding sequence ATGCGCCATTCAGAAAAACAAGATAACCTCGTTCGCGCTTTTAAAGCCCTACTTAAAGAAGAACGTTTCGGCTCCCAAGGCGATATTGTGGAAGCTCTTAAAAACGAAGGGTTCGATAATATCAACCAGTCAAAAGTGTCTCGTATGCTGACCAAGTTTGGTGCAGTACGTACACGTAATGCCAAAATGGAGATGGTTTACTGCCTTCCGGCTGAACTGGGGGTTCCAACGGTATCAAGCTCACTACGAGAATTAGTGCTCGATATCGATCATAACAATGCTCTTGTTGTGATTCACACCGGCCCAGGTGCTGCCCAACTTATCGCTCGTCTACTTGATTCACTAGGTAAAGCGGAAGGCATCTTAGGCGTCGTTGCTGGTGATGACACTATCTTTATTACTCCTACGCTATCGATTACCACAGAGCAGCTGTTTAATTCGGTGTGTGACTTGTTCGAGTACACAGGCTAG
- a CDS encoding RidA family protein produces MTKVLHTESAPAAIGPYVQGVDLGNMVLTSGQIPVNPATGEVSADIAEQARQSLDNVKAVVEASGLTVTDIVKMTVFVKDLNDFGTVNEVYGKFFDEHNVANYPARSCVEVARLPKDVGIEIEAIAVRK; encoded by the coding sequence ATGACTAAAGTACTTCACACAGAATCAGCTCCAGCAGCAATCGGCCCATACGTACAAGGTGTTGATCTAGGCAACATGGTTCTGACTTCTGGCCAAATCCCAGTAAACCCAGCAACGGGTGAAGTATCAGCAGATATCGCAGAGCAAGCACGTCAGTCTCTAGACAACGTAAAAGCGGTAGTTGAAGCATCTGGCCTAACCGTTACAGATATCGTAAAAATGACAGTTTTCGTTAAAGACCTAAACGACTTCGGTACGGTTAACGAGGTTTACGGTAAGTTCTTTGATGAGCATAACGTAGCAAACTACCCAGCACGTTCATGTGTTGAAGTTGCTCGTCTACCTAAAGATGTGGGTATCGAGATTGAAGCAATCGCAGTTCGTAAATAA
- a CDS encoding TAXI family TRAP transporter solute-binding subunit, translating into MALNKLIKVGAIAAAVMGAGAVNAQEFITIGTGSVTGVYYPTGGAICKLVNKGRKDHNIRCSVESTGGSIYNVNTIRAGELDFGIVQSDWQYHGYNGTSKFAEQGPYKELRAVFSLHTEPFNIIARSDAGIENVSDLKGKRVNIGNPGSGDRATMGVVMEAMGWTNDDFKLASELKGSERSQALCDNKIDAFVYVVGHPNGSIKEATTSCDAKLISATGAKIDEIVANNPYYAFSTVPAGMYRGTDKDVNSFGVAATMVTTTNVSDDVAYNVAKSVFENFDTFKRLHPAFANLKKEDMVQAGLSIPLHPGAEKYYKEIGLLK; encoded by the coding sequence ATGGCATTGAACAAACTTATTAAAGTTGGCGCTATTGCTGCTGCAGTTATGGGCGCAGGCGCAGTTAACGCTCAAGAGTTCATCACAATCGGTACCGGTTCAGTAACAGGTGTTTACTACCCAACTGGTGGTGCAATTTGTAAGCTAGTTAACAAAGGTCGTAAGGACCACAACATTCGTTGTTCAGTAGAATCAACTGGTGGTTCGATTTACAACGTGAATACTATCCGTGCAGGCGAACTAGACTTCGGTATCGTTCAGTCTGACTGGCAGTACCACGGTTACAACGGTACAAGTAAGTTTGCTGAGCAAGGCCCATACAAAGAGCTACGCGCAGTGTTCTCTCTACACACAGAACCGTTCAACATCATCGCTCGTAGCGATGCTGGCATCGAAAACGTTTCTGACCTAAAAGGCAAACGTGTAAACATTGGTAACCCAGGTTCTGGTGACCGTGCAACAATGGGTGTTGTAATGGAAGCTATGGGCTGGACTAACGATGACTTCAAACTGGCTTCTGAACTGAAAGGTTCTGAGCGTTCACAAGCTCTTTGTGATAACAAGATTGACGCATTTGTTTACGTAGTTGGTCACCCGAACGGATCAATCAAAGAAGCAACAACATCATGTGACGCTAAGCTAATTTCTGCAACTGGCGCTAAGATCGATGAAATCGTTGCTAACAACCCTTACTACGCATTCAGCACAGTTCCTGCGGGCATGTACCGTGGTACTGATAAAGACGTAAACAGCTTCGGTGTTGCTGCAACTATGGTAACAACAACCAACGTTTCTGACGATGTAGCGTACAACGTAGCGAAATCTGTATTCGAAAACTTCGATACATTTAAGCGTCTACACCCAGCGTTCGCTAACCTGAAGAAAGAAGACATGGTTCAAGCTGGTCTTTCTATCCCTCTACACCCAGGGGCAGAGAAATACTACAAAGAGATCGGCCTACTAAAGTAA
- the mdh gene encoding malate dehydrogenase codes for MKVAVIGAAGGIGQALALLLKNRLPAGSDLALYDIAPVTPGVAADLSHIPTPVSIKGYAGEDPSPALEGADVVLISAGVARKPGMDRADLFNVNAGIVKSLAQKIADVCPKALVGIITNPVNTTVPIAAEVLKKAGVYDKRRLFGVTTLDVIRSETFVADLKDKDPGDVRVPVIGGHSGVTILPLLSQVEGVEFTAEEVEALTKRIQNAGTEVVEAKAGGGSATLSMGQAACRFGLALVKAAQGEEVVEYAYVEGDGEHAPFFAQPVKLGKDGVEEVLSYGKLSDFEKSALDGMLETLNGDIQTGVDFVNN; via the coding sequence ATGAAAGTAGCCGTTATTGGTGCCGCTGGTGGCATCGGTCAAGCCCTAGCCCTACTACTGAAAAACCGCCTACCTGCAGGTTCAGATCTAGCCCTTTATGATATCGCTCCGGTTACTCCGGGTGTTGCGGCAGATCTAAGCCACATCCCAACGCCAGTATCGATCAAAGGTTACGCTGGTGAAGACCCATCTCCTGCACTAGAAGGTGCGGACGTGGTTCTAATTTCTGCAGGTGTTGCTCGTAAGCCAGGTATGGACCGTGCTGATCTGTTCAACGTTAACGCAGGTATTGTGAAGTCTCTTGCTCAGAAAATTGCTGATGTTTGTCCAAAAGCTCTAGTGGGTATCATCACAAACCCAGTTAACACGACTGTGCCAATTGCTGCTGAAGTTCTTAAAAAAGCAGGTGTTTATGATAAGCGTCGTCTATTTGGTGTAACGACACTAGACGTTATCCGCTCTGAAACATTTGTTGCGGATCTAAAAGACAAAGATCCAGGTGATGTTCGTGTACCAGTTATCGGTGGTCACTCAGGTGTTACTATCCTTCCGCTACTTTCTCAGGTTGAAGGTGTTGAGTTTACAGCTGAAGAAGTGGAAGCGCTAACGAAGCGTATTCAAAACGCAGGCACTGAAGTTGTTGAAGCGAAAGCGGGTGGCGGCTCTGCAACTCTATCTATGGGTCAAGCGGCATGTCGCTTTGGTCTAGCGCTAGTGAAAGCGGCGCAAGGTGAAGAAGTGGTTGAGTACGCTTACGTTGAAGGCGACGGTGAGCACGCACCATTCTTTGCACAACCTGTGAAGCTAGGTAAAGATGGCGTAGAAGAAGTGCTAAGCTACGGTAAGCTAAGTGACTTCGAGAAGTCTGCACTAGACGGTATGCTAGAAACACTAAATGGTGATATCCAAACAGGTGTTGACTTCGTAAATAACTAA
- the pyrI gene encoding aspartate carbamoyltransferase regulatory subunit, which produces MSKETQLQVEAIKNGTVIDHIPAQIGIKVLKLFSMHKSAQRVTVGLNLPSSALGHKDLLKIENVFISEEQASKLALYAPHATVNQIENYEVVKKLPLELPEQVNNVFECPNTNCITHDEPVESSFKVFEKKQDIRLKCKYCEKVFSREIVTER; this is translated from the coding sequence ATGTCTAAAGAAACTCAATTGCAGGTTGAAGCAATTAAAAACGGTACCGTTATCGACCACATTCCAGCTCAAATTGGTATTAAGGTGCTAAAGCTGTTCTCAATGCACAAATCAGCGCAACGTGTAACAGTAGGTCTGAACTTACCTTCTTCTGCTCTAGGCCATAAAGATCTACTTAAGATAGAGAATGTATTCATCAGCGAAGAGCAAGCGAGCAAACTGGCACTCTACGCACCGCACGCAACGGTAAACCAAATCGAAAACTACGAAGTCGTCAAGAAACTACCACTAGAACTACCTGAGCAAGTTAATAACGTATTTGAGTGTCCAAACACCAACTGCATTACTCACGATGAGCCAGTAGAGAGCAGTTTTAAAGTGTTTGAGAAGAAACAAGACATTCGCTTGAAATGTAAATACTGCGAAAAAGTATTCTCACGCGAAATCGTTACTGAGCGATAG